The following proteins are co-located in the Spirosoma montaniterrae genome:
- a CDS encoding McrB family protein codes for MLTDTHQQALVDRIRDIGHAEAIRRFFGLLKELIDIVNLPNGDARLAFTLRKDARSISANVNFFLALRIVKPSRGEVEYWLTIKRSCQEQLSGIQELGFIPLTDRSDYVSVVIGHSDAHLLQNLTIRKCWEDCLPELTETAKRGPHVARHNPDIYEAAENEAFLTDLLRLADDPTLGERSLNGHAVEEPDANYETQPKRPDQPHNLILFGPPGTGKTYALQPYLREPNSSLITFHPSYSYEEFVEGIRPEVVGGQMNYKIRKGIFYKACLSAIQQAGYGTLADCLNDNPDSRARKLQKAPAHYLLIDEVNRANVSNVFGELITLLEPDKRLGAANELWVTLPYSQERFSIPVNLYVVATMNTTDRSIALLDIALRRRFAFREMLPDPSVLPVIEGVDLAQLLRTINERIEYLLDRDHQIGHAYLTLVTNHAELCYAFRDRIIPLLQEYFLNDWPKIQLVLGDNPLWGKDPELRLIWVRKKYTNAAATKLFGELPDSLDEVVTYEVNPHLTAGDFDRVPTDAFVKIYSK; via the coding sequence ATGCTTACCGACACCCATCAGCAAGCCCTCGTTGACCGCATCCGCGACATTGGTCATGCCGAAGCCATTCGGCGATTTTTCGGGCTGTTGAAGGAACTCATCGACATCGTAAACCTGCCCAACGGCGATGCGCGGCTGGCATTTACACTTCGCAAAGATGCCAGGTCAATATCGGCCAATGTTAATTTTTTTCTGGCACTTCGCATCGTAAAACCCAGCCGTGGCGAAGTTGAATATTGGCTGACTATCAAACGAAGTTGTCAGGAACAACTGAGCGGTATCCAGGAACTTGGTTTTATTCCCCTTACAGACCGCTCTGATTACGTATCTGTCGTTATTGGGCATTCTGACGCTCATTTACTGCAAAATTTAACCATCCGTAAGTGCTGGGAAGACTGTTTGCCCGAACTGACCGAAACTGCCAAGCGCGGCCCGCACGTGGCCCGGCACAACCCCGATATTTACGAAGCTGCTGAAAATGAAGCTTTTCTGACTGACCTGCTCCGGCTGGCCGACGACCCTACGCTGGGCGAACGCTCGCTCAACGGCCACGCTGTTGAAGAACCCGACGCCAACTACGAAACGCAGCCGAAACGACCCGATCAGCCGCATAATCTGATTCTGTTCGGGCCACCGGGTACGGGCAAAACCTACGCCCTGCAACCCTACCTGCGCGAGCCAAATAGCAGCCTGATTACGTTCCATCCGTCGTACAGTTATGAAGAGTTTGTGGAGGGCATCAGGCCCGAAGTAGTTGGTGGTCAGATGAATTACAAGATTCGCAAAGGTATTTTCTACAAAGCCTGCCTGTCGGCAATTCAGCAGGCGGGCTACGGTACGCTGGCCGATTGCCTGAACGATAACCCCGACAGCCGCGCCCGAAAATTGCAGAAAGCCCCGGCCCACTACCTGCTCATCGACGAAGTAAACCGGGCTAATGTCTCGAACGTGTTCGGCGAACTGATTACGCTGCTCGAACCCGATAAGCGGCTGGGCGCAGCCAATGAACTGTGGGTAACGTTGCCGTATTCGCAGGAACGGTTTAGCATTCCGGTCAATCTTTACGTCGTTGCCACTATGAACACCACCGACCGGTCGATTGCGCTGTTAGACATTGCGTTGCGTCGGCGGTTTGCGTTCCGTGAGATGCTGCCCGACCCGTCGGTGCTGCCGGTTATTGAGGGCGTTGATCTGGCGCAGTTGCTGCGGACTATCAACGAACGCATCGAATACCTGCTCGACCGCGACCATCAGATTGGTCATGCTTACCTGACATTAGTAACGAACCATGCTGAACTGTGCTATGCGTTTCGCGACCGGATTATTCCACTCTTGCAGGAGTATTTTCTGAACGACTGGCCGAAAATTCAGTTAGTCCTGGGCGATAATCCGCTTTGGGGTAAAGACCCTGAACTGCGGCTAATCTGGGTCAGGAAAAAATACACGAACGCAGCCGCCACCAAGCTATTCGGTGAACTACCCGATTCGCTCGATGAGGTTGTTACCTACGAAGTGAATCCGCACCTGACAGCGGGTGATTTTGATCGGGTGCCAACCGATGCGTTTGTGAAAATCTACTCGAAATGA
- a CDS encoding galactitol-1-phosphate 5-dehydrogenase, whose translation MKALVLTEYNHFELQNVAKPTPGPNDVLVRVQAVGICGSDVHGMDGSSGRRIPPVVMGHEASGIIADVGSNVRGWAVGERVTFDSTVYALDDWYSRRGMYNLSDGREVVGVSTPDFKRQGAFAEYVTVPQHILYAIPDNVSFTQAALVEPVAVALHALSLTPLQINDSAVVVGAGMIGLFVIQALKLAGCNPIIAIDLDDDRLALAKSLGATHTINARDTNVPAQVQTLTNGRGADVSFEVVGAGPTVKTAIDCVRKGATVTLVGNLAPSVEMPLQAVVTRQLRLQGSCAINGEYEAALSLISSGRMNVEAILSAEVPLEEGADWFKRLYDKEKGLIKVVLKP comes from the coding sequence ATGAAAGCTCTCGTTCTTACGGAATACAATCATTTTGAACTACAGAACGTAGCCAAACCAACGCCCGGCCCCAACGATGTGCTGGTACGCGTGCAGGCTGTGGGTATCTGTGGCTCCGACGTTCACGGCATGGACGGCAGCAGCGGTCGCCGTATTCCGCCCGTTGTGATGGGCCACGAAGCCAGTGGCATCATCGCCGACGTTGGCAGCAACGTGCGCGGCTGGGCCGTTGGCGAGCGCGTAACGTTTGACTCGACCGTTTACGCGCTCGATGACTGGTATAGCCGACGCGGCATGTATAACCTCAGCGATGGCCGCGAAGTGGTGGGCGTGTCGACGCCCGATTTCAAACGGCAGGGTGCCTTTGCTGAGTATGTGACTGTGCCACAGCATATTCTCTATGCCATTCCCGATAACGTATCATTCACCCAGGCCGCGCTGGTGGAGCCGGTGGCCGTAGCTCTGCACGCGCTCAGCCTGACGCCCCTACAGATCAACGACTCGGCGGTGGTGGTCGGTGCAGGCATGATTGGACTGTTCGTGATTCAGGCACTTAAACTGGCTGGTTGCAACCCCATTATTGCCATTGACTTAGACGATGACCGGCTGGCTCTGGCGAAATCGCTGGGAGCTACGCACACCATTAATGCCCGCGATACAAACGTGCCGGCGCAGGTACAGACTCTGACGAACGGGCGCGGGGCCGACGTGTCGTTTGAAGTTGTGGGGGCGGGACCAACCGTGAAAACTGCCATCGACTGCGTCCGAAAAGGCGCAACGGTGACATTGGTCGGCAACCTGGCCCCGTCGGTCGAGATGCCTTTGCAGGCGGTGGTGACGCGGCAGTTGCGGCTACAAGGCTCCTGCGCCATCAACGGCGAATACGAAGCCGCGCTGTCGCTGATTTCGTCGGGTCGTATGAATGTCGAAGCCATTTTAAGTGCCGAAGTGCCGCTCGAAGAAGGAGCCGACTGGTTTAAGCGGTTGTATGATAAAGAGAAGGGGCTGATTAAAGTTGTATTGAAACCCTGA